GGCGCCCGCCAATCCGTGCATCCCGGGGCTCAGCATCGCCGGATCGTTGACGCGGCCGCTCGACACGATGATGCGCGCGTCCGGAAAATCCTCGAGGAGGCGGCGCGAGGCCTCCATGCCTCCCATTCCGCCCGGGACGGTGAGGTCCAGGATCACCAGGTCGAAGGCGCCGGGCCCCCCGGCCTCCCTGGCGTACATCTCGATCGCCTCTTCGCCGGTGCGGGCGAACCGTGGAGCGTATCCGAGGCGCTCCAGCATCTCCCCCGCGACGTCCCGCACCGTGTCCTCGTCGTCCATGAGGAGAACCCTCCCCTTCCCCGGAAGGGCGGCCGGCTCCGCCGCGGGCGCAGCTTCCTGCGGCGCCCTGCCGGTCGACGGCACGTACAGGCGGAACGTCGCCCCCCTCCCCGGCGGGGAATCCGCGAAGATGTTGCCGCCGTGCCCCTTCATGATGGTGTAGCAGTTCGCGAGCCCCAGGCCGTTTCCCTTCTCCTTGGTGGTGAAGTAGGGGTCGAAGATCCTCGGCAGGATCTCCGCGGGGATCCCGCCCCCCTCGTCGGTCACTTCGACCTTCACGTATTTCCCCTCCTTCACATGAAGGATCTCCCCTTCCCGCACCGGCGCGTTTTCCATCTCCACGCGGACGGTTCCCCCGGCCGGCATCGCCTGGACGGCGTTGATGACCAGGTTTCCGATCACCTGTTCGATCTGCCCCGGGTCGGCGAACATCTCCCAGAGGCCGTCCTGCGCCCGGAACTCGCAGCGGACGTTCGTGCCGCCGACGGCGAGACGGGCGGCGTCCCGGACCACCTCTGCCGCCGGGATCCTCCGCCGGTCCGGGTTTCCCCCCTTGGAGAAGGCGAGCAGGCGATTGGCCAGCTCCTTCGCCTTCAGTGCGGCCTTTTCCGCCTCCTCCAGCCGCATGCGCTCCCGCCGGCCGCGCGGCATCATGTCCTTCGCCAGGGAGACGTTGCCGAGGACACCCGTCAGGAGGTTGTTGAAGTCGTGGGCGATTCCTCCCGCCAGGATCCCGAGCGACTCGAGCTTGCGGCCGCGGAGGACCTCCTCCTCCATCCGGCTCTTTTCCGTGACGTCCCGGAAGACGACGACCGACTTCACGGCCCCCTTCCCGCGGGCGGCGATCGCCGCTTCGGTGGCGTCGATCAGCCGCTTCCCGCTGCGGGGCGAGTCAAGGAATCCCCTGCTTCCGGGAGGGAGGACCGGCGGTCGGACCCCGGCCCCGTTCGCGTCGCGCAGCGGGAAGACCTCTTCCAGGGGCCTCCCCGCGGCCTCCGCCAGCGGCCATCCCGTGACCGATTCCGCCACCCCGTTCATCAGGAGGACCTTCCCGTCCGCGTCGGTCGCGATGACGCCGTCCGCGATCGACTGGAGCGTCGTCCGGGCGCGCTCCTTCTCCTCCGAGAGGGAGCCGAGCGCCTTGCGGAGGGCGGAAACCGGGTACAGGAGGAACAGCAGCAGCGCGCCCCCGCTGACCGATGCGCAGACCGCGGCGAGGATCGCGGCCTCCCGGATCAGCGGGCGAAGGGAGCGGCGGACTTCCACGTAGCCGACCGGCTTCCCCGCGTCCCACACGGGGGAAGCCTCCGAAACCGCCGGCGGGTCGACCTCTCCGATCCGCGACTCGGCGACCACGCCCTGCGGTCCGAGGATGCTGCGGTGCGCGGGGACCCGGTCCGTTTCGAGGCTCTCGAGGACGTGGTTCAGGCGGACCTCGTCGAACTGCCAGAGAAGCGCGTTCTTCGCGACGAGCGCCGTCACCAAGCGCGATCCGACCTCCGCTTCCCGCTTGAGGTCGCTCAGCAGCAGTCCGTAGGAGAGGCCGAACCACGCCAGCGGCGGGACGGCCGCCATGATCAGCGCCAGCAGTCCGGCCAGCCAGACGACGATCCGGGAGATAGACTCGCAGCGCAGCCGCATGGCGCGTCCCCGCCTACCGGAGAGGAAGGAATCCCACCCGGGAAAGGAGGGACTTTGCCTCCCGCGACCGGGTGAAATCG
This region of Thermodesulfobacteriota bacterium genomic DNA includes:
- a CDS encoding ATP-binding protein; amino-acid sequence: MRLRCESISRIVVWLAGLLALIMAAVPPLAWFGLSYGLLLSDLKREAEVGSRLVTALVAKNALLWQFDEVRLNHVLESLETDRVPAHRSILGPQGVVAESRIGEVDPPAVSEASPVWDAGKPVGYVEVRRSLRPLIREAAILAAVCASVSGGALLLFLLYPVSALRKALGSLSEEKERARTTLQSIADGVIATDADGKVLLMNGVAESVTGWPLAEAAGRPLEEVFPLRDANGAGVRPPVLPPGSRGFLDSPRSGKRLIDATEAAIAARGKGAVKSVVVFRDVTEKSRMEEEVLRGRKLESLGILAGGIAHDFNNLLTGVLGNVSLAKDMMPRGRRERMRLEEAEKAALKAKELANRLLAFSKGGNPDRRRIPAAEVVRDAARLAVGGTNVRCEFRAQDGLWEMFADPGQIEQVIGNLVINAVQAMPAGGTVRVEMENAPVREGEILHVKEGKYVKVEVTDEGGGIPAEILPRIFDPYFTTKEKGNGLGLANCYTIMKGHGGNIFADSPPGRGATFRLYVPSTGRAPQEAAPAAEPAALPGKGRVLLMDDEDTVRDVAGEMLERLGYAPRFARTGEEAIEMYAREAGGPGAFDLVILDLTVPGGMGGMEASRRLLEDFPDARIIVSSGRVNDPAMLSPGMHGLAGAAAKPYRLEELSRVLRSAQTPG